The Armatimonadota bacterium region CCGTGTCGTGAAGATAAACTGCTGCTGGCTGTATGCCATAAACAAGTACGGCTATCCTCCTTCAATCCAAGACACGCACAGGGTGCTCGGCGAGATGGCTGCCCTGGGCTTCGACGCGGTCGAACTGGAGGGTGTGCGCGAGGAAAACCTGCGCGCCGTCTACTCCGCGCGCGCAGACCTCCGGGTGCGATGCAATGATCTGGGTCTGCGCATGATGAACTTCTGCCCGGTGCTTCCGGATCTCGTCAGCACCGATTCGGAGCGTCGCAGGCACGCCCTCGAACTGTTCAAGATCGCAACTGAGCTTACGGTCTACTTCGCAGCCCCGACGGTTCAGGTGGACAGCTACGCGGCGCCGGTGGAATTCGTGCGCCACCGACCCTACGATGACGCCGTGGACTTCAAGCGCCAGTTCGATGTGCGGATTCCGGCGGGGTTCTCATGGGAGCGCGCCTGGGGCGCCCTTGTTGATGGAGTCCGCGCCTGCGTGGCAATCGCCCGTGACGCGGGACTACGCGTGTGCCTGGAACCCCGGGTTGGCGAGATGGTGAGCAACACCGATGCGCTGCTGCGCCTGATCGAGCAGATTGGCGACCCCGCGTTGGGCGCAGTGTTGGATACCGGCCACCTGCACGCCCAGAAGGAGATCCTGCCTCTGTCGGTTGAGAAGCTCGGGCGGCGCATATTCTACGTTCACGCATCGGACAACGACGGCCGCGACAACGAGCATCTTGCACCTGGCCGCGGGACCGTGGACTGGGAGGCGCTCATCCGCGGATTGCGCAGCCACGGCTTCGACGGCTATGTCGGGATTGACGTCGGTGGCGTGCCCGACCTCGACGAGCAGTACCGCGAAGCGTACGCTTACATCCGCGCGCTCCTTGAGCGCGTGGGCGGTGATACGGCGTAGGAGACAGGCCGGGGGCGGCTTGCCTCCCGTAAGCCTCGCCCGTATAATGAACCGGCCGGCCGGTCCCCCGGCGTACTGCTGTACGCGTGGCCCCATCGTCTAGGGGACCAGGACGCGGCCCTCTCAAGGCCGAAACGGGGGTTCGAATCCCCCTGGGGCCACCAGGTCAACGGGACGAGATACCATCGATCTCTTCGAACTGCGTGATCTCGTAGCTTCCTTCAGGGAACTCCGCG contains the following coding sequences:
- a CDS encoding sugar phosphate isomerase/epimerase — protein: MKINCCWLYAINKYGYPPSIQDTHRVLGEMAALGFDAVELEGVREENLRAVYSARADLRVRCNDLGLRMMNFCPVLPDLVSTDSERRRHALELFKIATELTVYFAAPTVQVDSYAAPVEFVRHRPYDDAVDFKRQFDVRIPAGFSWERAWGALVDGVRACVAIARDAGLRVCLEPRVGEMVSNTDALLRLIEQIGDPALGAVLDTGHLHAQKEILPLSVEKLGRRIFYVHASDNDGRDNEHLAPGRGTVDWEALIRGLRSHGFDGYVGIDVGGVPDLDEQYREAYAYIRALLERVGGDTA